Part of the Corynebacterium canis genome is shown below.
ATGATCTTTGCCGCATTCGAATGCGTTTGACCGTGACGTACCAAAATCAGCATGAATGGTGACCTTTCCGTGCCGCATCGACCCAGGCAGCAGCTTCCGCCAAGCGATGTGTGTCCGTATGTGAAACTACCTCTAATGTAGGCCAAGATCCCAGGTATGACAGCTGCTCGCAATGGAGGTACAGGGCCCGCAACGCCTCGGCCACGGGATCATCATCGATGTGGCCGATCAGGTCCACGTGGAAGCGGTAGGTTCCCAAACCTGTTCGAGTGGGCCGGGACTCAATGCGGGTCATATCCAACCCGCGCAAAGCGAACTCCGTAAGCGCCGCCACCAAGGAACCGGGACGGTTCGGCAGGGTGAACACTACGGCCGTGCGATCGGAACCCGTGCGGGGGGTTGGCCTGCCGGGCCTACCTACCAGCACGAACCGGGTGCGAGCGCCCGATACATCCGCGACCCCATCGGCGAGGGTGTGCAGGCCGAAGAGCTCGGCGGCGCGGCGGGGGGCTGCCGCGGCGTCGATACGCCCCTCGGCAACGGCTTGGGCGGCGGCGGCATTGGAGGATGCGGCGATGAATTCGACGTCGGGTAGGTGCTCGGCAACCCAGCCGCGGACCTGCTGGCGCGCCACGGGATGCGTGGAAAACGTGCGCACCTCCTGCGTGCCGGGGCGCACCATAATGGAAAACGCCACCTCAATATCGGTTTCGCGGT
Proteins encoded:
- the pheA gene encoding prephenate dehydratase; amino-acid sequence: MTTVAYLGPAGTFTEEALWRFADSGCFPDEVTPLPVNSSAEALDAVRAGDADYACVAIENSVDGAVTLTFDSLAEDGVQIYRETDIEVAFSIMVRPGTQEVRTFSTHPVARQQVRGWVAEHLPDVEFIAASSNAAAAQAVAEGRIDAAAAPRRAAELFGLHTLADGVADVSGARTRFVLVGRPGRPTPRTGSDRTAVVFTLPNRPGSLVAALTEFALRGLDMTRIESRPTRTGLGTYRFHVDLIGHIDDDPVAEALRALYLHCEQLSYLGSWPTLEVVSHTDTHRLAEAAAWVDAARKGHHSC